The following are from one region of the Coffea eugenioides isolate CCC68of chromosome 2, Ceug_1.0, whole genome shotgun sequence genome:
- the LOC113759706 gene encoding basic leucine zipper 23-like: protein MPQFYSYDSSVQASVSVDSFLDELLRNAQTCTHTHTCNPPGPDAAHTHTCYHTHTQVIPSERVENPSEKVDGPCDSRKSTSKTRRSSGNRESVRKYREKKKAHTAYLEEEAKKLRLVNQQLIRKVQRQAILEAEISRLRSLLLDVRGKIDTELGAYPLQKQCISSTKVKEGDSGMQFSGLAMELQCESDLTCFHPQGDSSIEDGGFGGCDKMGASSWEGNCQSATVACKANGRAERNGMDSVETRLSSASQAE from the coding sequence ATGCCACAGTTTTACTCATATGATAGCAGTGTTCAAGCATCAGTCTCTGTGGATTCATTTCTTGATGAGTTGTTAAGAAATGCCCAAACATGTACTCACACACACACTTGCAACCCTCCTGGCCCTGATGCTGCACATACTCACACATGTTACCATACTCATACCCAAGTCATTCCATCTGAGAGAGTAGAAAATCCTAGTGAGAAAGTAGATGGTCCTTGTGATAGTAGAAAGTCAACATCAAAGACTAGGAGGTCTTCTGGAAATAGAGAATCTGTTAGGAAATATAGGGAGAAGAAAAAGGCGCATACAGCTTACTTGGAAGAGGAAGCTAAGAAACTGAGACTGGTAAACCAGCAGTTGATTAGGAAAGTGCAGAGGCAAGCTATTCTTGAAGCAGAAATCTCGAGGCTTAGAAGCCTTTTGCTCGATGTTAGAGGGAAGATTGATACTGAATTGGGGGCTTATCCCTTACAAAAGCAGTGTATTTCAAGCACTAAAGTTAAAGAAGGGGATTCTGGGATGCAATTTTCTGGTCTGGCAATGGAGCTTCAGTGTGAGAGTGATTTAACTTGCTTCCATCCTCAAGGGGATTCATCCATAGAGGATGGTGGTTTTGGTGGATGTGATAAAATGGGAGCTTCATCTTGGGAAGGAAACTGCCAGTCTGCAACTGTTGCTTGTAAAGCTAATGGACGTGCAGAAAGAAATGGTATGGACTCCGTGGAAACAAGGCTTTCATCTGCATCTCAAGCAGAGTAA